From one Luteolibacter sp. SL250 genomic stretch:
- a CDS encoding autotransporter-associated beta strand repeat-containing protein encodes MKFSRNPLFFLAAAASLAGIAPVAAQTYYWRGGAGEWTNAGNWSGAVDGSTAGAVPAGADAVFNIDGFSGDQTVTLGSDGPVASLRFRSAGITSILGPAAATNLEMGAGGITLETGTGGAIIGSGANAGGVRMRIGADQTWSNQSSGELVVRNSVAPSSATGGDRILTLGGTGTIRLSQIIEDTVVGPDRAKLSLVKTGNGLLDLSGSLATTYTGGLTIRGGTVSVNADNRLGASNSLVTIDGGTLQVTGNITTGAGVRPMTIGAAGGTIEVTGGTQFRHDGTIDGDGMLTKTGSGTLWLVNAKTHTGGTAFNGGDVYIFADDRLGSGGLSFNGGTLRSSGTFTMNRATTLNAGGGTFNIETDKTVTQQGAITGGGSLSKTGTGALALRAASDYTGGTTISEGVLDVNGTNRLGSGTLTIDGGRLRLSFDTGAGPYFTQSTVLGASGGGIEVTGSNTVRYDGGISGGTLTKSGSGTLYLVGGKTYSGGTVFNGGTVLVYDNDRLGTGGLTFNGGSLRSNGTFTMNRATTLLAGGGTLNIDGSQTVTQDGVISGEGSFSKSGGGNAVLTADNTYTGSTIVNGGVLEAKGTLNSSTSLQVNGGTFRFGASDIINNNAEVTLGAGTLQVGDFSDTLGKLAVAGAATVDFSGNVGSTIVFADSRDKAWTGSLTVLGWTGLVEGGGEERLMFGDGTGGLEQPQVDSIFFVNPSAAGLTAGTYSAKMLASGEVVPHLLIPEPSSALLVLLGAGLAVRRRR; translated from the coding sequence ATGAAATTTTCCCGAAATCCACTGTTCTTCCTCGCCGCTGCGGCGTCACTTGCCGGGATCGCGCCCGTTGCCGCGCAGACGTACTATTGGAGAGGTGGAGCGGGCGAATGGACGAACGCGGGCAACTGGTCCGGTGCTGTTGACGGCAGTACGGCCGGAGCGGTTCCAGCCGGGGCGGATGCGGTGTTCAACATCGACGGCTTCTCCGGTGACCAGACCGTTACCCTTGGGTCGGACGGGCCGGTCGCCTCGCTGCGGTTCAGGTCCGCTGGCATCACCTCCATCCTTGGGCCGGCTGCCGCCACCAACCTGGAAATGGGGGCCGGGGGCATTACGCTGGAAACCGGAACGGGAGGAGCCATCATCGGATCGGGAGCCAACGCCGGAGGCGTGCGCATGCGGATCGGCGCGGACCAGACCTGGTCGAACCAATCCTCCGGCGAGCTGGTGGTCAGGAACAGCGTCGCTCCTTCCTCCGCCACCGGCGGTGACAGGATCCTCACGCTGGGTGGCACGGGCACCATCCGCCTCAGCCAGATCATCGAGGATACGGTCGTTGGGCCGGACCGCGCGAAGCTTTCATTGGTCAAGACGGGGAACGGCCTCCTGGATCTTTCAGGGTCCCTAGCCACCACTTACACTGGTGGTCTCACGATCCGGGGTGGAACGGTCAGCGTGAATGCCGACAACCGGCTCGGGGCCTCCAACTCCCTCGTGACCATTGATGGAGGTACGCTGCAGGTTACGGGCAACATCACCACCGGTGCCGGCGTCCGGCCGATGACCATCGGCGCTGCGGGCGGGACCATCGAGGTCACCGGAGGCACCCAGTTCCGGCATGATGGCACCATTGATGGCGATGGCATGCTGACCAAGACCGGCAGCGGCACCCTGTGGCTGGTGAACGCGAAGACGCACACGGGCGGCACCGCCTTCAACGGCGGGGACGTCTATATCTTCGCAGATGATCGCCTCGGCTCCGGAGGACTTTCCTTCAATGGCGGCACCCTCCGTTCCAGCGGCACCTTCACCATGAACCGTGCCACGACGCTGAACGCCGGCGGCGGCACCTTCAATATCGAAACCGACAAGACCGTCACCCAGCAGGGGGCGATCACGGGAGGGGGGAGCCTTTCAAAGACCGGCACCGGTGCGCTGGCTCTCAGGGCTGCCAGCGATTACACCGGGGGGACCACGATCAGTGAGGGTGTACTCGACGTCAACGGAACCAACCGTCTGGGAAGCGGCACGCTGACCATCGACGGCGGACGGCTGAGATTGTCATTCGATACCGGCGCCGGTCCGTATTTCACCCAGTCCACGGTGCTCGGTGCGTCAGGCGGCGGCATCGAGGTCACCGGCTCCAACACCGTGCGGTATGACGGCGGCATCAGCGGTGGGACCCTCACCAAATCCGGCAGCGGCACCCTCTACCTGGTGGGAGGGAAAACCTACTCCGGCGGCACCGTCTTCAACGGAGGCACGGTGTTGGTGTACGACAACGACCGCCTTGGAACCGGCGGCCTCACCTTCAACGGCGGCTCGCTCCGCTCCAACGGAACATTCACGATGAACCGCGCCACGACTCTCCTGGCCGGCGGCGGCACCCTCAACATCGATGGCAGCCAGACCGTCACCCAGGATGGCGTGATCAGCGGGGAGGGAAGCTTCAGCAAGAGCGGCGGTGGCAACGCGGTGCTCACCGCCGACAACACCTACACCGGTTCCACCATCGTCAATGGTGGCGTTCTGGAGGCGAAGGGGACGCTCAACTCCTCCACATCCCTCCAGGTGAACGGTGGAACCTTCCGTTTTGGGGCGAGCGACATCATCAACAACAATGCCGAGGTGACCCTCGGTGCCGGAACGCTCCAAGTGGGTGACTTCAGCGACACGCTCGGCAAGCTCGCCGTCGCGGGAGCGGCCACGGTGGACTTCAGCGGCAATGTCGGCTCCACCATCGTCTTCGCGGATTCCCGGGACAAAGCGTGGACCGGTTCACTGACCGTATTGGGCTGGACCGGTCTGGTCGAGGGTGGGGGTGAGGAGCGCCTGATGTTCGGGGACGGGACCGGTGGGCTGGAGCAGCCCCAGGTGGATTCCATCTTCTTCGTCAATCCATCCGCGGCGGGCCTGACAGCCGGAACCTACAGTGCGAAGATGCTCGCCTCCGGTGAGGTGGTTCCGCATCTCCTGATCCCGGAGCCTTCCAGTGCGTTGCTGGTGCTCCTGGGTGCCGGACTGGCCGTGCGCCGCCGTCGCTGA
- a CDS encoding PEP-CTERM sorting domain-containing protein (PEP-CTERM proteins occur, often in large numbers, in the proteomes of bacteria that also encode an exosortase, a predicted intramembrane cysteine proteinase. The presence of a PEP-CTERM domain at a protein's C-terminus predicts cleavage within the sorting domain, followed by covalent anchoring to some some component of the (usually Gram-negative) cell surface. Many PEP-CTERM proteins exhibit an unusual sequence composition that includes large numbers of potential glycosylation sites. Expression of one such protein has been shown restore the ability of a bacterium to form floc, a type of biofilm.) — MILPLRPSGLLLTTLLSLGVGATASAALLVNETYDNYAPFNFSNSGSAAVDTGVATNAQGFKGNYLVNNPGGGSGYSFAAGGLAFSTYNSTSGNRMIFRAASGGTTLAAQLSLTSSVIGTLYSSYLFRVDNAGTITSGNSSFTEVRIATGSGDGGGSSRFRSQVEDNSAVTSVGLGVSYTGAATATGSTTVPAIGTVYMAVNVFTNVGVTGATGSATQYVLTAAQYDQFALNGYTLDFLDGAGNVTSKLTASTTTVAGQTFANNQHVQIGGIGTTSGVTNFDAIKFGTDLVSVVTIPEPGSSSLVLLGGLGLLARRRRS, encoded by the coding sequence ATGATCCTGCCGCTCCGTCCCTCCGGGTTGCTGCTGACCACGCTTCTTTCCCTTGGGGTCGGTGCGACTGCCTCCGCCGCCCTGCTGGTGAACGAGACGTATGATAACTACGCGCCCTTCAACTTTTCGAACAGCGGTTCCGCCGCCGTCGATACCGGCGTTGCCACCAATGCCCAAGGCTTCAAGGGCAACTATCTGGTGAACAACCCGGGGGGTGGCAGCGGCTATTCCTTCGCCGCCGGTGGCCTCGCCTTCAGTACGTACAACAGCACCAGCGGCAACCGGATGATCTTCCGCGCGGCTTCCGGTGGCACCACCCTTGCGGCACAGCTCAGCCTGACTTCCTCCGTCATCGGCACGCTCTACTCCAGCTATCTTTTCCGGGTGGATAATGCCGGCACCATTACCTCCGGCAACAGCAGCTTCACCGAGGTGCGCATCGCCACCGGCTCCGGAGATGGTGGCGGCTCCAGCCGCTTCCGTTCCCAGGTGGAGGACAACAGTGCCGTCACCAGTGTTGGTCTGGGTGTCTCCTACACAGGAGCGGCCACCGCAACGGGTTCCACCACCGTCCCCGCCATCGGCACCGTCTACATGGCGGTCAACGTGTTCACGAATGTGGGTGTCACCGGCGCGACAGGCAGCGCCACCCAATATGTGCTCACCGCCGCCCAGTACGACCAGTTCGCGCTCAACGGCTACACGCTGGACTTCCTTGATGGAGCCGGAAATGTGACCTCAAAACTCACCGCCAGCACCACCACCGTGGCGGGACAGACTTTCGCCAACAACCAGCACGTCCAGATCGGCGGCATCGGCACCACCTCCGGTGTCACCAACTTCGACGCGATCAAGTTCGGCACGGACCTGGTTTCCGTCGTCACCATTCCGGAGCCCGGCTCCTCCTCGCTCGTCCTCCTCGGCGGATTGGGACTGCTCGCCCGCCGCCGCAGGAGCTGA
- the lpdA gene encoding dihydrolipoyl dehydrogenase has translation MAYDLIVIGGGPAGYVAAIRAAQLGKKVACVEADRAGGTCLNWGCIPTKALLKNAELYHTLAHRAKEFGFSFDNLQYDWSSVIGRSRKVSERLAGGIEFLFKKNKVDYIRGYGSIVAPGKVEVVAADGSKSTADTKDILIATGAKSRPLPPLPFNGTTVIGSKEAMVLGNQPKSMIIIGAGAIGVEFAYIYNAFGTKVTLVEMAPRLVPVEDDEIGDALEKSFIKQGIRCLANHKITKTEDKGTHVEVTVEGAKENGVLSADVVLVAIGVQPVLPGGQQPELTDRGFVKVGDRYETSLQNVYAIGDITGPPLLAHTASFEAIQCVEGLYVDGHTPRKVTNFPGCTYCHPQIASVGKTERALKEEGIEYKVGKIPFVAIGKAIAAGEPDGFAKLLYGKKHGELLGAHLIGDNATELIAEMGLALDQELTAEEIHSTIHAHPTMSEVIHEATLAAEGHAIHF, from the coding sequence ATGGCCTACGATCTCATTGTCATCGGTGGCGGCCCGGCCGGCTACGTCGCCGCCATCCGCGCCGCCCAACTTGGAAAAAAAGTCGCCTGTGTCGAGGCGGACCGCGCCGGTGGCACCTGCCTCAACTGGGGCTGCATCCCGACCAAGGCCCTGCTCAAGAACGCCGAGCTGTACCACACCCTGGCCCACCGCGCGAAGGAGTTCGGCTTCTCGTTCGACAATCTCCAGTATGACTGGTCCTCCGTGATCGGCCGCTCCCGCAAGGTTTCCGAGCGTCTGGCCGGTGGCATCGAGTTCCTGTTCAAGAAGAACAAGGTGGACTACATCCGCGGCTACGGCTCCATCGTCGCCCCGGGCAAGGTCGAGGTCGTCGCCGCCGACGGCTCCAAGAGCACCGCAGACACCAAGGACATCCTCATCGCCACCGGCGCGAAGTCCCGCCCGCTGCCACCGCTGCCCTTCAACGGCACCACGGTCATCGGCTCGAAGGAAGCGATGGTCCTCGGCAACCAGCCGAAGAGCATGATCATCATCGGTGCCGGCGCGATCGGCGTCGAGTTCGCCTACATCTACAACGCCTTCGGCACCAAGGTGACCCTCGTCGAAATGGCCCCGCGCCTGGTCCCCGTCGAGGATGACGAGATCGGCGACGCACTGGAGAAGTCCTTCATCAAGCAGGGCATCCGCTGCCTGGCGAACCACAAGATCACCAAGACCGAGGACAAGGGCACCCATGTCGAGGTCACCGTCGAAGGCGCGAAGGAAAACGGCGTGCTCTCCGCGGACGTCGTGCTCGTCGCCATCGGCGTGCAGCCGGTCCTCCCCGGAGGCCAGCAGCCGGAACTGACCGACCGTGGCTTCGTCAAGGTCGGCGACCGCTACGAGACGTCCCTTCAGAACGTCTACGCCATCGGTGACATCACCGGCCCGCCGCTCCTCGCCCACACCGCTTCCTTCGAGGCGATCCAATGCGTGGAAGGCCTCTATGTGGACGGCCACACCCCACGCAAGGTGACGAATTTCCCCGGCTGCACCTACTGCCACCCGCAGATCGCCTCCGTCGGCAAGACCGAGCGCGCGCTGAAGGAAGAAGGCATCGAGTACAAGGTCGGCAAGATCCCGTTCGTCGCCATCGGCAAGGCCATTGCCGCCGGTGAGCCGGACGGCTTCGCCAAGTTGCTCTACGGCAAGAAGCACGGCGAGCTGCTGGGCGCCCACCTCATCGGTGACAATGCCACCGAACTCATCGCCGAGATGGGCCTGGCGCTCGACCAGGAACTCACCGCCGAGGAGATCCACTCGACCATCCACGCCCACCCGACCATGTCGGAGGTGATCCACGAAGCGACGCTGGCCGCCGAAGGCCACGCGATCCACTTCTGA
- a CDS encoding tetratricopeptide repeat protein, with translation MRAHLHLLTAVPVAIVATQACHAQEEGFPALADRSMAEMNADKWPEALATLDQIISRFGQADALRTIGPQFGVIWFRKGLCELKLRKWTEAATSFETCYRDFPNPPGQSNGNSNVFQKRALLKWGEAAMGAGQWETAVNQFRKFLEERDKVTDTYPAGALYVNMAICSYKLGRIPAGNLSLEIAISNREQFPTPDAGIVAGFEALTAAAITTKNEQALLDFIGKNRGGITFEPYEMGTFSSIYMKLGADVFAADMPAAALAVYQLVPSSESVVDDLRARIASLGPLAEMSEGNELITRKSLEARLAATEADYRGPGAVEIVKLAAAAMIHEKAGNLRGAHASYEQLVSFFPDAARREDYLFNVIRLGIALGEPMEATAENTSRFIQEFPASTSTPIARQLTLSSLFQSAKYQDALKLASATVGTVKEGSPEHDQCLHIIGGSLYYLGQYGKAKTPLEEHAAKYPGSPNAQAAEYFRAANLAKLREWDEATPLLDAFLRKYPDPRSNSFMPFALHDRATCHFANGEFDAALADIVAGRAFPESTVTEATLALEGNIQRSRGQPDEAKKAYLKALEAAEKRGNRAMAGEVLFELVSLLGERSPKEAASYADRYWKDFAETSAFRPQMAAAQLKPLSAINRQNEALERLAGIVGDLAKTDRAYALENTIKEYSQAYLTRHTPEQLEKHFAEFPGIPPEDQATRALLRMAVISAYERLGSESKDLAVQQACNGRIMKLFQELKSSLSPKQLPTPILLQLADHLRENTSAPREALPFYEEAISRNEATYRFPSLFGRGDTWSRSSSPEEKQKAIDDFKTIHQQSKNRAEREYALFRMVETMVAKGDHAAAVENAHLYNDGKLHFTKFAPEVNLCLARSLQETGKPDEAISAYSKVWSTPDAAVRLTALAIKSWMELLWARNQPGDRNIALESGTRYLDATRPNLAGMSADESALWKEIDQLVRTYGSSPDVK, from the coding sequence ATGAGGGCCCACCTCCATCTGCTGACGGCGGTTCCCGTTGCCATCGTGGCAACGCAGGCCTGCCATGCCCAGGAGGAAGGCTTCCCCGCGCTGGCGGACCGCTCGATGGCGGAGATGAATGCGGACAAGTGGCCGGAGGCGCTGGCGACCCTCGACCAGATCATTTCCCGCTTCGGGCAGGCGGATGCCCTCAGGACCATCGGCCCGCAGTTCGGTGTCATCTGGTTCCGCAAGGGACTCTGCGAACTGAAGCTCCGCAAATGGACGGAGGCCGCCACATCCTTCGAAACCTGCTACCGGGATTTCCCCAACCCGCCCGGCCAGTCGAACGGAAACTCGAACGTCTTCCAGAAACGCGCGCTGCTCAAGTGGGGCGAGGCCGCGATGGGGGCCGGACAGTGGGAGACTGCGGTCAACCAGTTCCGCAAGTTCCTGGAGGAACGGGACAAGGTGACGGACACCTATCCGGCGGGCGCGCTCTACGTCAACATGGCCATCTGCAGCTACAAGCTGGGCCGCATCCCCGCCGGGAACCTGAGCCTGGAGATCGCCATCAGCAACAGGGAGCAGTTCCCGACACCGGATGCCGGGATCGTCGCCGGGTTCGAAGCGCTCACCGCCGCGGCCATCACCACGAAGAACGAGCAGGCACTTCTGGATTTCATCGGCAAGAACCGGGGAGGCATCACCTTCGAGCCTTATGAGATGGGCACGTTCTCCAGCATCTACATGAAGCTGGGCGCGGATGTGTTCGCCGCGGACATGCCTGCGGCGGCGCTGGCGGTCTACCAGCTCGTGCCGTCGAGCGAGTCGGTGGTGGATGACCTGCGGGCGCGCATCGCATCGCTGGGGCCGCTGGCGGAAATGAGCGAGGGCAACGAACTCATCACCCGGAAGTCGCTTGAGGCACGGCTCGCCGCGACGGAGGCGGACTACCGGGGCCCCGGCGCCGTCGAGATCGTCAAACTGGCGGCTGCGGCCATGATCCATGAAAAGGCCGGCAACCTTCGGGGGGCGCACGCCTCCTATGAACAACTGGTATCCTTCTTCCCCGATGCCGCGCGGAGGGAGGACTATCTCTTCAACGTGATCCGCCTGGGCATCGCACTGGGAGAACCGATGGAGGCGACGGCGGAGAACACGTCCCGGTTCATCCAGGAATTCCCGGCGTCCACCAGCACGCCGATCGCCCGCCAACTGACGCTTTCCTCGCTTTTCCAATCCGCCAAGTACCAGGACGCCCTGAAACTGGCGTCCGCGACCGTCGGCACCGTGAAGGAAGGCTCCCCGGAGCATGACCAGTGCCTCCACATCATCGGCGGCTCGCTCTATTACCTGGGCCAGTATGGGAAGGCGAAAACACCGCTGGAGGAACATGCCGCGAAGTATCCCGGCAGCCCGAACGCCCAGGCGGCGGAGTACTTCCGCGCGGCGAATCTGGCGAAACTAAGGGAATGGGATGAAGCGACGCCGCTGCTGGACGCGTTCCTCCGCAAGTACCCGGACCCCCGTTCCAATTCCTTCATGCCCTTCGCCCTCCACGACCGGGCGACCTGTCATTTCGCCAACGGGGAGTTCGATGCCGCCCTGGCCGACATCGTGGCAGGCAGGGCATTCCCCGAAAGCACCGTCACCGAGGCGACGCTGGCGCTGGAGGGCAACATCCAGCGTTCACGGGGCCAGCCGGATGAGGCGAAGAAGGCCTACCTGAAGGCGCTGGAAGCCGCCGAAAAGCGGGGCAACCGCGCCATGGCGGGTGAGGTGCTTTTCGAATTGGTCTCCTTGCTCGGGGAACGCTCGCCGAAGGAAGCCGCCTCCTACGCCGACCGCTACTGGAAGGACTTCGCGGAGACATCCGCCTTCCGCCCGCAGATGGCGGCGGCCCAGTTGAAGCCGCTCTCCGCCATCAACCGCCAGAACGAGGCGCTCGAACGGTTGGCCGGCATCGTCGGCGACCTGGCGAAGACCGACCGCGCGTACGCACTGGAGAACACCATCAAGGAATACTCCCAGGCCTATCTGACCCGCCATACACCGGAGCAGCTCGAAAAGCACTTCGCGGAGTTCCCGGGCATCCCGCCGGAAGACCAGGCGACCCGCGCCCTGCTGCGGATGGCCGTCATCAGCGCCTATGAGCGGCTGGGCAGCGAGTCGAAGGACCTGGCGGTGCAGCAGGCGTGCAACGGCCGGATCATGAAGCTGTTCCAGGAGTTGAAATCCTCCCTCTCCCCCAAACAGCTACCCACCCCCATCCTGCTCCAACTGGCCGACCACCTGCGGGAAAACACCTCCGCCCCGCGCGAGGCCCTGCCGTTCTATGAGGAGGCCATTTCCCGCAATGAGGCGACCTACCGCTTCCCCTCCCTGTTCGGGCGCGGGGACACCTGGTCCCGTTCCTCCTCTCCTGAGGAAAAGCAGAAGGCCATCGACGATTTCAAGACCATCCACCAGCAGTCGAAGAACCGGGCGGAACGTGAATACGCGCTGTTCCGGATGGTGGAGACCATGGTGGCGAAAGGCGACCACGCCGCGGCGGTGGAGAACGCCCACCTTTACAATGACGGGAAGCTCCACTTCACGAAGTTCGCGCCGGAGGTGAACCTGTGCCTCGCCCGCTCCCTCCAGGAAACGGGGAAGCCGGACGAAGCCATTTCCGCCTATTCCAAGGTGTGGTCCACGCCGGATGCGGCGGTGCGGTTGACTGCGCTCGCCATCAAGTCATGGATGGAGCTGCTGTGGGCGCGCAACCAGCCCGGCGACCGCAACATCGCGCTGGAAAGCGGGACCCGCTACCTGGACGCGACCCGCCCGAACCTCGCGGGCATGTCCGCGGATGAATCCGCCCTCTGGAAGGAAATCGACCAGCTCGTCCGCACCTATGGATCCTCACCTGATGTGAAATGA
- a CDS encoding YrbL family protein codes for MTPPVEILELKGETPLAQGRMRIVFRHPRDPGLLVKVIRPDILDKRWGSGAPWYKKRRRFGQYISYIRETEEYIAGCAGGSDAPPFAQKIVGYVDTDYGLGMIVRAVLDRNGDPAPTLGQILLRGGYDAKVKADLATFVDSVVNSDLIVADFNLHNIVHGHDEQHGDHFVLIDGLGLSTILPFKTLSRAFNRLSKKGRVKRMYARIERNLRMIAAGGAS; via the coding sequence ATGACACCTCCGGTGGAAATTCTGGAACTCAAGGGGGAGACCCCACTCGCCCAAGGCAGGATGCGGATCGTCTTCCGCCATCCGCGGGATCCCGGCCTGCTGGTCAAGGTCATCCGTCCGGACATCCTCGACAAACGCTGGGGTTCCGGAGCGCCGTGGTACAAGAAGCGCCGCCGGTTCGGGCAGTACATTTCATACATCCGTGAGACGGAGGAATACATCGCCGGATGCGCCGGTGGAAGTGACGCGCCGCCCTTCGCCCAGAAGATCGTCGGCTACGTGGATACGGACTACGGCCTGGGCATGATCGTCAGGGCGGTGCTCGACCGGAATGGTGATCCGGCGCCAACCCTGGGGCAGATCCTTCTGCGGGGCGGGTATGACGCCAAGGTGAAGGCGGATTTGGCGACCTTCGTCGATTCCGTTGTCAACAGCGACCTCATCGTGGCGGACTTCAACCTCCACAACATCGTCCATGGCCACGACGAACAACACGGCGACCACTTCGTCCTGATCGACGGACTGGGCCTCTCGACGATCCTCCCCTTCAAGACCCTGAGCCGGGCGTTCAACCGGCTCAGCAAGAAAGGCCGCGTGAAGCGGATGTACGCCCGCATCGAAAGGAACCTGCGGATGATCGCCGCCGGCGGGGCATCATAA
- a CDS encoding glycosyltransferase family 4 protein: protein MKVAVIRSECSYRKGGAERYAANLCRSLAEMGHEVWVLAEKFDPDIHPALVHVPVEVDRSTSWSRNRSFNTNSQKALAGLEVDAVLALSRSFPSDAFRVSDPLHRYWMKIRYPGKLHRFLQTLNPRHRAILELENAILNPANTRMIITNSRLSKTIIREYYDYPEDRIHVVYNGVDLEKFQPDAGRSPSSGPVRLLFVGQDFQRKGLAPLIEALAILKQRSRSCTLRVIGRDNPAPYRRLAARLGVADLVTFEGPTKEIHKAYQEADLFVFPTFYDPFANVCLEALACGLPALTTTTNGSSEVITDGIDGYVISGEPLPRADSIAAKVAAYHGLNSQHREAMRAAARDTALGYTTQANARKIADLLSGKEAPHG from the coding sequence ATGAAGGTTGCCGTCATCCGCTCGGAATGTTCGTACCGCAAGGGCGGCGCGGAGCGTTATGCCGCGAACCTCTGCCGCTCGCTCGCGGAAATGGGACATGAGGTGTGGGTCCTCGCGGAGAAGTTCGATCCGGACATCCACCCCGCCCTGGTCCACGTGCCCGTCGAGGTGGACCGGTCCACCTCCTGGAGCCGCAACCGGTCCTTCAACACGAACAGCCAGAAGGCGCTCGCGGGTCTGGAAGTGGATGCCGTCCTGGCCCTCTCACGATCATTTCCGTCGGACGCCTTCCGGGTTTCGGACCCGCTCCACCGCTACTGGATGAAGATCCGCTACCCGGGGAAACTCCACCGGTTCCTCCAGACGCTGAATCCCCGCCACCGCGCCATCCTGGAGCTGGAGAATGCCATCCTCAATCCGGCGAACACCCGGATGATCATCACCAACTCGCGCCTGTCGAAGACGATCATCCGCGAGTACTACGACTACCCGGAAGACCGCATCCACGTGGTCTACAACGGGGTGGACCTGGAGAAATTCCAGCCGGACGCGGGACGGTCTCCTTCATCCGGACCGGTCCGCCTCCTGTTCGTCGGCCAGGACTTCCAGCGCAAAGGGCTGGCACCGCTCATCGAGGCGCTCGCCATCCTGAAGCAGCGCTCCCGCTCATGCACCCTCCGGGTCATCGGCCGCGACAACCCGGCACCGTACCGGAGGCTCGCAGCCCGGCTGGGGGTTGCGGATTTGGTCACCTTCGAAGGTCCGACCAAGGAGATCCACAAAGCCTACCAGGAAGCGGACCTCTTCGTTTTCCCGACCTTCTACGATCCCTTCGCCAACGTTTGCCTGGAGGCGCTGGCGTGCGGTCTTCCCGCCCTCACGACCACGACGAACGGTTCCTCCGAAGTCATCACCGACGGGATCGACGGCTATGTGATCTCCGGAGAACCGCTTCCGCGTGCGGATTCCATCGCCGCGAAAGTCGCCGCCTACCATGGGTTGAACTCCCAGCACCGGGAAGCGATGCGGGCAGCGGCCAGGGACACCGCACTGGGCTACACCACCCAGGCGAATGCCCGGAAAATCGCCGACCTCCTTTCCGGAAAGGAGGCTCCGCATGGGTGA
- a CDS encoding SDR family NAD(P)-dependent oxidoreductase, producing MKLPFQKVLVTGGAGFIGSHVCEALLSRGIEVVVIDDFNDFYDPAIKEANIAAIRDRITLVRGDIRDAGLIEGLFSAHRFDAIIHLAARAGVRPSISDPKLYFTTNIDGTFNLLDACRHHGVKRFIFASSSSVYGINEKVPFAETDPVERTISPYAATKISGEHICSNYSHLFGIHCACLRFFTVYGPRQRPDLAISKFTRCIREGQPIDQYGDGSTARDYTYIEDIVEGVLAAAAYTEVSAFEIFNLGGSATTTLSELISLVEDAVGNKAIIRQLPDQQGDVPRTYADVSKAQRLLGYEPKTPIREGIRKYAAWQEASRD from the coding sequence ATGAAGCTGCCCTTCCAGAAAGTCCTCGTCACCGGCGGAGCCGGATTCATCGGTTCCCACGTCTGTGAGGCGCTGCTCTCCCGCGGGATCGAGGTGGTGGTCATCGACGATTTCAATGATTTCTACGATCCCGCGATCAAGGAGGCCAACATCGCCGCCATCCGCGACAGGATCACACTCGTCCGGGGTGACATCCGAGACGCCGGGCTGATCGAAGGGTTGTTCTCCGCCCATCGCTTCGACGCCATCATCCATCTCGCGGCGCGTGCCGGCGTCCGCCCCTCCATCTCCGACCCGAAGCTCTACTTCACCACCAACATCGACGGCACCTTCAACCTGCTGGATGCCTGCCGCCACCATGGGGTGAAGCGGTTCATCTTCGCTTCCTCCTCCTCCGTCTACGGCATCAACGAAAAGGTCCCGTTCGCGGAGACGGACCCTGTCGAGCGCACCATCTCCCCCTACGCGGCGACCAAGATCTCCGGCGAGCACATCTGCTCGAACTACTCCCACCTTTTCGGCATCCACTGCGCCTGCCTGCGGTTCTTCACCGTGTATGGCCCGCGGCAGCGCCCGGACCTGGCGATCTCCAAGTTCACCCGCTGCATCCGCGAAGGCCAGCCCATCGACCAGTACGGGGATGGCAGCACGGCACGGGACTACACCTACATCGAGGACATCGTGGAAGGCGTCCTCGCCGCCGCCGCCTACACGGAGGTGTCCGCGTTCGAGATCTTCAACCTGGGCGGCTCCGCCACCACCACTCTCTCGGAACTCATTTCACTGGTGGAGGACGCCGTCGGAAACAAGGCCATCATCCGCCAGCTCCCCGACCAGCAGGGTGATGTGCCAAGAACCTACGCGGATGTGTCCAAGGCACAGCGCCTGCTCGGCTACGAACCGAAGACCCCCATCCGCGAAGGCATCCGCAAGTATGCCGCGTGGCAGGAGGCTTCACGGGATTGA